From a region of the Stegostoma tigrinum isolate sSteTig4 chromosome 25, sSteTig4.hap1, whole genome shotgun sequence genome:
- the LOC125463097 gene encoding guanine nucleotide-binding protein G(i) subunit alpha-1 isoform X2 has protein sequence MPADGKVAPFNFMLPGTRKTFSYWILIVLYPFFQGAGESGKSTIVKQMKIIHEAGYSEEECKQYKAVVYSNTIQSIIAIIRAMGRLKIDFGDPARADDARQLFVLAGAAEEGFMTVELAGVIKRLWKDSGVQACFNRSREYQLNDSSAYYLNDLDRVAQASYIPTQQDVLRTRVKTTGIVETHFTFKDLHFKMFDVGGQRSERKKWIHCFEGVTAIIFCVALSDYDLVLAEDEEMNRMHESMKLFDSICNNKWFTDTSIILFLNKKDLFEEKIKRSPLTICYPEYAGSNTYEEAAAYIQCQFEDLNKRKDTKEIYTHFTCATDTKNVQFVFDAVTDVIIKNNLKDCGLF, from the exons GTGCAGGAGAGTCTGGCAAAAGTACCATTGTTAAACAGATGAA GATTATACATGAGGCTGGTTATTCAGAAGAAGAATGCAAACAATATAAAGCTGTTGTGTACAGCAACACCATTCAGTCTATTATTGCGATTATTCGCGCAATGGGAAGATTGAAGATAGACTTTGGTGATCCGGCAAGAGCA GATGATGCTCGCCAGTTGTTCGTATTGGCTGGTGCAGCTGAAGAAGGGTTTATGACTGTGGAGCTCGCTGGAGTAATCAAGAGACTATGGAAGGATAGTGGCGTTCAGGCTTGTTTTAATCGGTCCAGAGAGTATCAACTTAATGATTCTTCTGCATA ttatttGAATGACTTGGACAGAGTAGCACAAGCAAGTTACATTCCAACTCAACAAGATGTTCTAAGGACCAGAGTTAAAACAACAGGTATCGTGGAGACCCATTTCACTTTTAAGGACCTGCATTTTAA AATGTTTGATGTTGGTGGTCAGAGGTCTGAGCGCAAAAAATGGATCCATTGCTTTGAAGGAGTGACTGCCATTATATTTTGTGTGGCACTTAGTGATTACGATCTTGTTCTTGCAGAAGACGAGGAAATG aacagaatgcacgAGAGCATGAAActgtttgacagcatctgtaacAACAAGTGGTTTACAGACACATCTATCATTCTATTCTTGAATAAGAAGGATCTCTTCGAAGAAAAGATTAAAAGAAGTCCCCTTACAATCTGCTACCCTGAATACGCAG GATCAAATACATATGAAGAAGCTGCAGCATACATACAATGTCAATTTGAAGATCTAAACAAACGAAAAGATACTAAGGAAATCTACACTCATTTCACCTGTGCCACAGAcaccaaaaatgtgcagtttgtGTTTGATGCAGTTACTGATGTCATTATAAAGAATAACTTGAAAGATTGTGGCCTTTTTTAA
- the LOC125463097 gene encoding guanine nucleotide-binding protein G(i) subunit alpha-1 isoform X3 produces MKIIHEAGYSEEECKQYKAVVYSNTIQSIIAIIRAMGRLKIDFGDPARADDARQLFVLAGAAEEGFMTVELAGVIKRLWKDSGVQACFNRSREYQLNDSSAYYLNDLDRVAQASYIPTQQDVLRTRVKTTGIVETHFTFKDLHFKMFDVGGQRSERKKWIHCFEGVTAIIFCVALSDYDLVLAEDEEMNRMHESMKLFDSICNNKWFTDTSIILFLNKKDLFEEKIKRSPLTICYPEYAGSNTYEEAAAYIQCQFEDLNKRKDTKEIYTHFTCATDTKNVQFVFDAVTDVIIKNNLKDCGLF; encoded by the exons ATGAA GATTATACATGAGGCTGGTTATTCAGAAGAAGAATGCAAACAATATAAAGCTGTTGTGTACAGCAACACCATTCAGTCTATTATTGCGATTATTCGCGCAATGGGAAGATTGAAGATAGACTTTGGTGATCCGGCAAGAGCA GATGATGCTCGCCAGTTGTTCGTATTGGCTGGTGCAGCTGAAGAAGGGTTTATGACTGTGGAGCTCGCTGGAGTAATCAAGAGACTATGGAAGGATAGTGGCGTTCAGGCTTGTTTTAATCGGTCCAGAGAGTATCAACTTAATGATTCTTCTGCATA ttatttGAATGACTTGGACAGAGTAGCACAAGCAAGTTACATTCCAACTCAACAAGATGTTCTAAGGACCAGAGTTAAAACAACAGGTATCGTGGAGACCCATTTCACTTTTAAGGACCTGCATTTTAA AATGTTTGATGTTGGTGGTCAGAGGTCTGAGCGCAAAAAATGGATCCATTGCTTTGAAGGAGTGACTGCCATTATATTTTGTGTGGCACTTAGTGATTACGATCTTGTTCTTGCAGAAGACGAGGAAATG aacagaatgcacgAGAGCATGAAActgtttgacagcatctgtaacAACAAGTGGTTTACAGACACATCTATCATTCTATTCTTGAATAAGAAGGATCTCTTCGAAGAAAAGATTAAAAGAAGTCCCCTTACAATCTGCTACCCTGAATACGCAG GATCAAATACATATGAAGAAGCTGCAGCATACATACAATGTCAATTTGAAGATCTAAACAAACGAAAAGATACTAAGGAAATCTACACTCATTTCACCTGTGCCACAGAcaccaaaaatgtgcagtttgtGTTTGATGCAGTTACTGATGTCATTATAAAGAATAACTTGAAAGATTGTGGCCTTTTTTAA